The nucleotide sequence GCGCCCGCGGTGACCAGGATCTCGGTGTCCGGGTCGTAGTCGGTGCCGTAGCGCAGCCGGTGCCGGGCGATCGCCGCCCGCAGCTCGGGCCGTCCGGGCCCCGGCGGGTACTGGTTCGCCCCGCCGAACAGGGCGTTCTTCGCCGCTTCGAGCATCCCGGCCGGGCCGTCGGTGTCCGGGAAGCCCTGGCCGAGGTTGACCGCGTCGTGCCGGACGGCCAGCGCCGTCATCTCGGCGAAGATGGTCGAGGTGAACGGTCGGAGCCGGGGGACGAGAGCAGGTTCGCGCACGATCAGCCATCCTCACGGACAATGGCGATGTGGAGCAACTGACCCCCGCGAAGGTGACGCCCGCCGACCCACCGGGCGGCGCGGCCGGTGAAGAGGAAAAGCGGCGTGCGCTGCGCAAGATGAAGCTCGTCGCGCTGTCGTTCCTCCTCGGCGCGACGCTCGTGTTCCTGCTGACCAGCTGGGCCCAGTCGGCCGGCTGGCCGGGCTGGGTCGGGTACGTGCGGGCCGCGGCCGAGGCCGGCATGGTCGGCGCGCTGGCCGACTGGTTCGCCGTCACGGCGCTGTTCCGGCACCCGCTCGGGCTGAAGATCCCGCACACGGCGATCATCCCGAACAAGAAGGACGCGCTGGGCAACAGCCTCGGCGACTTCGTCGGCTCGAACTTCCTGTCCGAGGAGGTCGTGCGCGACAAGCTCAAGCGCGTCGAGATCGCCCGGCGCCTCGGCGCCTGGCTCGCCGAGCCGGACAACGCCGAGCGCGTGACGTCCGAGCTGGCCACGGTGGTCCGTGCGGCCGTGAAGGTGCTTCGCGACGAAGACGTCCAGGCGATCATGGAGCAGGCGGTCGCCCGCCGGATCATCGACAAGCCGTGGGGCCCGCCGCTGGGCAAGATCCTGCAGGGCGTGTTCGCCGACGGCGCGCACCACAAGCTCGTGGACCTGATGTGCGACCGCGGCTACGAGTGGGTGCGCGACAACCACACGACGATGCTGCGCGTGGTGTCGGACCGGGCGCCGAGCTGGTCGCCGAAGTTCGTCGACGAGATGCTGGCCGACAAGGTCTACGGCGAGGTGCTGTCCTTCGCCTGGGCGGTCAAGACCGACGTCAACCACCCGATGCGGCTGGCGCTGGACAAGTTCCTCGGCGAGTTCGCCCAGGACCTGCAGACCGACCCGGACGTGATGGCCCGCGCCGAGCAGGTCAAGGGCCAGCTCGTGCACCACGAAGAGGTGCAGCGGCTGATCGGCTCGGCGTGGAGCACGGCCAAGGAGATGCTGCTGACCGCGGCCGAGGACCCGTCGAGCGAGCTGCGCCGGCGCGTCCGGCTCGGGCTCACCTCGCTCGGGCAGCGGCTGAGCACCGACGACCAGCTGCGCGCGAAGGCCGACGGCTGGGTCGAGGGGGCCGCGGCGTACCTCGTGAAGAACTACTCACGGGAGATCACCACGATCATCACCGACACGGTCGAGCGATGGGACGCCGAGGAGACGTCCCGCAAGATCGAGCTCCAGGTGGGCCGCGACCTGCAGTTCATCCGGATCAACGGCACGGTGGTGGGCGCGCTCGCCGGGCTGGTCATCTATGCCGTCGCGGAGCTGCTGTTCTGAGGGCATGGACATATACCACACCTGGGGGAGCTTCAAACCAGTTGTCCACAGGAAGCTGAGTTATCCCCCGGGTTATCCACAGTTTTTCACGGTGATGGCCTAACGGCTGTCCACAACGTGTGGGGGCGGAGCGGTCCGGGGCGTGGATATGTGGTGATCCGTCCCCAAGTTGTCCACAACCGTTCGAGTGTCCGCCGCTCGGATGAGGGCTGCTCAGCCCGCGGCGGCGCGGGCGCGCCAGCCACGCGCCTTCTCGCGGTTGCCGCAGACGCGCATCGAGCACCACGTCCGCGAGCGGTTGCGCGACTCGTCGTAGAACGCCCACAGGCAGGTGTCGGCGGGGCAGATCTTCAGCCGGATCCAGTCGCCGCGCACGACCAGGCGCGTGCAGGCCGCGAACACCGCGCCCACGACGTCGTCCGCCACGAGCGTCGGCCCGTCGGCGGTGAGGGAGATCCGGGTGCCGACGTCGACGCGGCCCCCGGGCAGCCGTGGGTCGCCGATCGCCGCGCGCAGGGCGTCCCGCGCCGCACGGGCTTCGCCGGCCTGATTGGCTGCCAGCGCGTGCGCGGCCGCCCACTCGCGCCACTGCCCCGGGTCTTCGAGCAGGTCGGTGCCTTCTTCGACGTTGACCGTGTTGAGGAACTCCACCACGAGGGAGGCGTCGGTGTGCACTTGCCGAGTGTACGGCGGTTGCCTTCGGGTGAGCTAACCCACATAATCGCTTCACTGGTTACTCAGGATCGAAGGGAGCGACGATGAGTGCGGTACCGACCCTGGGCGTGGTGGCCCTCGACTGCCCCGACCCGGTGGCGCTGGCCGAGTTCTACCGCTCGGTGCTGGAGTGGGCGGCGCCCGAGGTGGCCGAGGACGGGCACTGGGTGACGCTGGCCAATCCCGCCGGCGGCGCGGGCCTCGCGTTCCAGCGGGTGC is from Amycolatopsis mediterranei and encodes:
- a CDS encoding CGNR zinc finger domain-containing protein, which gives rise to MHTDASLVVEFLNTVNVEEGTDLLEDPGQWREWAAAHALAANQAGEARAARDALRAAIGDPRLPGGRVDVGTRISLTADGPTLVADDVVGAVFAACTRLVVRGDWIRLKICPADTCLWAFYDESRNRSRTWCSMRVCGNREKARGWRARAAAG
- a CDS encoding DUF445 domain-containing protein translates to MEQLTPAKVTPADPPGGAAGEEEKRRALRKMKLVALSFLLGATLVFLLTSWAQSAGWPGWVGYVRAAAEAGMVGALADWFAVTALFRHPLGLKIPHTAIIPNKKDALGNSLGDFVGSNFLSEEVVRDKLKRVEIARRLGAWLAEPDNAERVTSELATVVRAAVKVLRDEDVQAIMEQAVARRIIDKPWGPPLGKILQGVFADGAHHKLVDLMCDRGYEWVRDNHTTMLRVVSDRAPSWSPKFVDEMLADKVYGEVLSFAWAVKTDVNHPMRLALDKFLGEFAQDLQTDPDVMARAEQVKGQLVHHEEVQRLIGSAWSTAKEMLLTAAEDPSSELRRRVRLGLTSLGQRLSTDDQLRAKADGWVEGAAAYLVKNYSREITTIITDTVERWDAEETSRKIELQVGRDLQFIRINGTVVGALAGLVIYAVAELLF